One stretch of Trichomycterus rosablanca isolate fTriRos1 chromosome 3, fTriRos1.hap1, whole genome shotgun sequence DNA includes these proteins:
- the ciarta gene encoding circadian associated repressor of transcription a, which translates to MQSVESTSLQASSDWPSSGEDDSEVFLSEEERSEITRGHSRLSSSSLSSSSSSELGWCSTEGEKEKAGGTRGDLLFAQKCLELQGFVRPLLELLNGLKKGRFDKGLSSFQQSVAMDRIQRIMGLLQKPHIGERYLPTLLQVEIMVKHWFPQVCLQSAGTSGSTHHLGQNSPSSSTPIHKHKDQLHIPVKKRKLSWSNTPTDSSTSPSPVARKCYHVNEKEKETQSLSLGTAPAPQTDQPEPKNREPSGSKALCCSEPSLTWVHISPQLSPPKSCPSSKILGNGSKHDRKAHFLLTLPSTSNRGSPATQDSAVSSTTSFSEPVARQSQQEMTDQAEERGQSS; encoded by the exons ATGCAGTCTGTAGAAAGCACTTCCCTACAGGCCTCGTCAGATTGGCCCAGTTCCGGCGAGGACGACTCTGAGGTCTTCCTGTCCGAAGAGGAGAGATCAGAGATCACCAGAGGTCACAGCAGATTGTCCTCATCTTCCCTctcctcttcctcttcctcAGAACTGGGATGGTGCAGTACAGAGGGTGAGAAAGAGAAAGCCGGAGGGACTCGTGGAGACCTGCTGTTTGCTCAAAAA TGTTTGGAGCTCCAGGGTTTTGTCCGTCCACTGTTAGAACTTCTAAACGGCTTGAAGAAGGGACGATTTGATAAAG GTCTGAGCAGTTTTCAGCAAAGCGTGGCAATGGACAGAATCCAGAGGATCATGGGACTGCTTCAAAAGCCACACATTGG AGAGAGGTATTTACCCactttgctccaggtggaaatAATGGTAAAGCACTGGTTCCCTCAAGTGTGCCTTCAGTCTGCAGGAACTAGTGGATCTACACACCATTTAGGACAGAACTCGCCTTCCAGCAGCACACCGATACACAAGCACAAAGACCAACTTCACATTCCAGTTAAg AAGCGAAAGTTAAGCTGGTCCAACACACCGACTGACTCTTCCACCTCTCCATCTCCTGTTGCACGCAAATGCTACCATGTGaatgaaaaagagaaagaaacccAAAGTTTATCACTTGGCACTGCCCCTGCACCCCAAACTGACCAGCCAGAGCCAAAAAATAGAGAACCTTCAGGATCCAAAGCCCTTTGTTGCTCTGAGCCAAGCTTGACATGGGTCCACATTTCCCCTCAACTTTCTCCACCCAAATCTTGTCCATCAAGTAAGATTTTAGGAAATGGAAGCAAACATGACAGGAAAGCCCACTTTCTCCTTACACTTCCTTCTACGTCCAACAGGGGCAGTCCAGCCACCCAGGACAGCGCTGTCTCCTCGACTACGTCCTTCTCTGAGCCTGTTGCTCGTCAAAGTCAGCAAGAGATGACCGATCAGGCCGAGGAACGGGGTCAGTCTTCTTGA